From the Chiloscyllium plagiosum isolate BGI_BamShark_2017 chromosome 16, ASM401019v2, whole genome shotgun sequence genome, one window contains:
- the LOC122558063 gene encoding basic phospholipase A2 F17-like, with product MRRMRTSRFLVMVLPAVIWLCLCPTAEQRPGATRQRRGLFDMAMTLWCYRSKLGISLLKLHNYGCYCGTGGSSRPVDQVDQCCFLHDCCYYHTRVILGCHSQVKWSTYNFTCKKAQTECKGQTVCTRMSCECDRAFAECLSRAKPSDMHYFYKTRFCKENKSVCPATFPNSSTIMDWIKQGS from the coding sequence ATGAGGAGGATGAGGACGAGCAGATTCTTAGTGATGGTTCTACCTGCAGTCATCTGGTTATGCCTGTGCCCCACAGCTGAACAGCGTCCTGGTGCAACCCGACAGCGGCGAGGCCTCTTTGACATGGCCATGACTCTGTGGTGTTACCGCTCCAAGCTGGGAATCTCCCTCCTCAAGCTACACAACTATGGCTGCTATTGTGGGACAGGCGGTTCGAGTAGGCCTGTCGATCAGGTGGACCAGTGCTGTTTCCTCCATGATTGCTGCTACTACCACACTAGAGTGATATTGGGCTGTCACAGCCAGGTCAAGTGGAGCACGTACAACTTCACATGCAAGAAGGCACAGACAGAGTGCAAGGGCCAGACTGTGTGCACCAGGATGTCATGTGAATGTGACAGGGCCTTTGCAGAGTGTTTGTCCCGGGCAAAACCCAGCGACATGCATTACTTCTACAAGACGCGATTCTGCAAGGAGAACAAATCCGTCTGCCCAGCCACCTTCCCCAACTCCTCCACCATCATGGACTGGATCAAACAAGGCAGTTAA
- the LOC122558064 gene encoding uncharacterized protein LOC122558064: protein MSVITEVASRTNPAASSDVSESLEGAQCVGSQPRIQDGRGRRQRPVGTFTMATASLVGMDTVLEQEEDMRNIEQGLSNLTRSLKAKRTLLSDSPTTARCERALKLPVRAGKLTVLKGVNGRTVGIHQTNKLVLSKKLLLNPTMAGAAWRPGRQTHRKSREVQHQDCGRKLQRSIKRNSLVETLKHQLSTICLWDETKQSLHSVKARNVRSVL from the exons AACAAATCCGGCTGCATCTTCTGACGTCAGTGAGTCACTTGAAGGGGCACAGTGTGTTGGCAGCCAACCAAGGATTCAGGATGGCAGAGGACGACGACAAAGGCCTGTGGGCACCTTCACAATGGCAACAGCCtcactggtcggcatggacaccgTGCTGGAGCAGGAAGA AGACATGAGGAATATTGAACAGGGCCTCTCCAATCTCACACGCTCCCTTAAGGCAAAGCGAACATTGCTGAGTGACAGCCCGACCACAGCAAGGTGTGAGAGAGCGTTAAAGCTGCCTGTGAGAGCAGGCAAACTGACCGTGCTGAAAGGAGTGAATGGGAGGACAGTAGGAATCCATCAAACCAATAAGCTAGTGCTGAGTAAGAAGCTATTGCTCAATCCCACCATGGCGGGAGCTGCATGGAGGCCTGGACGTCAAACTCACAGGAAATCCCGGGAAGTGCAACATcaagactgtgggaggaaactgcagaggagCATCAAACGCAACTCGCTGGTGGAAACCCTCAAACACCAATTGTCCACCATCTGCCTGTGGGACGAGACCAAACAGTCACTGCACTCGGTGAAAGCACGGAACGTCCGGTCTGTCCTTTAG